A stretch of the Asticcacaulis sp. ZE23SCel15 genome encodes the following:
- a CDS encoding GNAT family N-acetyltransferase, which translates to MIIRDEQVTDIDLISRLTTEAFKTAPHTQHNEAAIIAALRSGGVLSVSLVAKEASEIIGHIAFSPVSIANQDKGWYGLGPVAVLPQHQGRGIGSALIRAGIERLKSIGANGCVLLGEPEYYHRFGFRRCDELILTGVSADYFMALPFLNTIPTGVVRYHEAFNVT; encoded by the coding sequence ATGATCATTCGAGATGAACAGGTCACAGATATTGACCTCATTAGCCGCCTTACGACCGAAGCCTTCAAAACAGCCCCTCACACCCAACATAATGAAGCGGCTATTATCGCGGCTCTGCGATCTGGCGGTGTTTTGAGTGTGTCACTTGTTGCCAAAGAAGCTTCTGAAATTATTGGCCATATCGCCTTTTCACCTGTGAGCATAGCCAATCAGGATAAGGGCTGGTATGGACTCGGGCCGGTCGCGGTTCTTCCCCAACATCAGGGTCGCGGTATAGGCAGCGCTCTAATCCGTGCGGGCATTGAGAGGTTAAAATCGATTGGCGCAAATGGCTGCGTACTGTTGGGAGAGCCTGAATATTATCACCGTTTTGGGTTCAGGCGTTGTGACGAGCTGATTCTGACCGGGGTGTCTGCGGACTATTTTATGGCCTTGCCGTTTTTGAATACTATCCCAACCGGGGTCGTCCGCTACCACGAGGCTTTCAACGTCACATAA